The Qingrenia yutianensis genome includes a region encoding these proteins:
- a CDS encoding NADH-dependent [FeFe] hydrogenase, group A6, producing MVNIKINGKPVEVQEGKTILEAARENNIHIPTLCYLKDLNQIGACRMCLVEIKGARALQAACVYPVSEGLEIYTNSAKVRNARKATLELILSNHERKCLTCIRNRNCELQKLCEELGIEDIRYEGKNIEYELDTSSPSLVRDNNKCILCRRCVAACKNQGISVIDCVERGFNTHIAPYFEKPINDAACIYCGQCIVACPVGALYEKNDIPQVNEAIDDSEKHVVVQVAPAVRAALGEEFGLPIGTPVTGKMVAALKRLGFDKVFDTDTGADLTIMEEGTEFIERFTKGENLPIITSCSPGWVKYCEHNYPEFLPNLSTCKSPMEMFGAVIKSYYAEKEGINKDKIFSVAVMPCTSKKFEASRSEHTTSGGRDIDVSLTTRELARMIKQAGIDFVNLPDEQFDTPFGEATGAGVIFGTTGGVMEAAIRTVYEILEKKPLDDLDVKAVRGLDGVKEATLKIAGKDVKVAIVHGTKNAKTILEKIKNGEKYDFIEIMACPGGCIHGGGQPIVDARVKADVDVKAKRAEALYSEDRNAKMRKSHENPVIIKLYEEFFGEPCGHKSHELLHTHYVDRSDIRA from the coding sequence ATGGTAAATATTAAAATCAACGGCAAGCCTGTTGAAGTTCAGGAAGGCAAAACAATTCTGGAGGCTGCAAGAGAAAACAACATTCACATTCCTACTCTTTGCTACTTAAAGGATTTAAACCAAATCGGTGCGTGCAGAATGTGTCTTGTTGAAATAAAAGGCGCAAGAGCGCTTCAGGCGGCGTGTGTATATCCTGTAAGCGAGGGACTTGAAATTTATACAAATTCCGCAAAGGTGAGAAATGCAAGAAAAGCTACTTTGGAGCTTATCTTGTCAAACCACGAAAGAAAATGTCTTACCTGTATAAGAAACAGAAACTGCGAACTTCAGAAACTCTGTGAGGAGCTTGGCATTGAAGATATAAGATACGAGGGCAAAAACATTGAGTATGAACTTGATACTTCATCGCCATCACTTGTAAGAGATAACAACAAATGTATCCTTTGCAGACGCTGTGTTGCGGCTTGTAAAAATCAGGGCATTTCGGTTATCGACTGCGTAGAGCGCGGATTTAACACACATATTGCTCCGTATTTTGAAAAACCGATTAACGACGCGGCTTGTATCTACTGCGGACAGTGTATCGTAGCATGTCCCGTTGGCGCACTCTATGAGAAAAACGATATTCCTCAGGTTAACGAAGCTATCGACGACAGCGAAAAACACGTTGTTGTTCAGGTTGCTCCGGCGGTAAGAGCGGCGCTCGGTGAAGAATTCGGCTTGCCTATCGGCACACCCGTAACGGGAAAAATGGTTGCAGCGCTCAAACGCCTCGGCTTTGACAAAGTGTTTGACACCGATACCGGTGCGGACCTCACAATTATGGAGGAGGGCACAGAGTTTATCGAAAGATTTACAAAAGGCGAAAATCTTCCGATAATCACATCTTGCTCACCGGGCTGGGTTAAATACTGCGAACACAACTATCCCGAATTTTTGCCCAACCTTTCCACCTGTAAATCGCCTATGGAAATGTTCGGCGCGGTTATAAAATCGTATTATGCGGAAAAAGAGGGCATAAACAAAGATAAAATCTTCTCGGTTGCTGTTATGCCGTGTACTTCAAAGAAATTTGAGGCAAGCAGAAGTGAGCATACAACAAGCGGCGGACGCGATATAGACGTTTCGCTCACAACAAGAGAGCTTGCAAGAATGATTAAACAGGCAGGTATCGACTTTGTTAACCTTCCCGACGAGCAGTTTGACACTCCGTTCGGCGAGGCAACGGGCGCAGGCGTTATCTTCGGTACAACCGGCGGTGTTATGGAGGCGGCAATCCGTACAGTTTATGAAATTCTCGAGAAAAAACCGCTTGACGATCTCGACGTTAAAGCAGTCCGCGGTCTTGACGGCGTAAAAGAGGCTACTCTTAAAATCGCAGGCAAGGACGTTAAAGTTGCAATCGTTCACGGAACGAAAAACGCTAAAACTATTCTTGAAAAAATCAAAAACGGCGAAAAATACGACTTCATTGAGATTATGGCTTGCCCGGGCGGATGTATCCATGGCGGCGGTCAGCCTATCGTTGACGCACGCGTTAAGGCCGACGTTGATGTTAAGGCTAAAAGAGCCGAGGCGCTCTACTCGGAGGACAGAAACGCTAAAATGAGAAAATCTCACGAGAACCCCGTAATCATAAAGCTTTACGAGGAATTCTTCGGCGAGCCTTGCGGTCATAAATCGCACGAGCTTTTGCACACACATTATGTGGACAGAAGCGACATCAGAGCGTAA
- a CDS encoding HPr family phosphocarrier protein, producing the protein MVKASYTIKNEEGLHARPATDFCKTAGQFESDITVIKDGEEFEAKSILMVLCMGAVKGDTIELVVNGKDENEALDALIKTLDEE; encoded by the coding sequence TTGGTTAAAGCAAGCTATACAATAAAAAACGAAGAGGGACTTCACGCTCGCCCGGCAACTGATTTTTGCAAAACGGCAGGACAGTTTGAAAGTGATATAACAGTTATAAAAGACGGTGAAGAATTTGAGGCAAAAAGCATACTGATGGTGCTTTGTATGGGTGCGGTAAAGGGAGATACAATCGAGCTTGTTGTAAACGGCAAGGACGAAAACGAGGCGCTTGACGCGCTGATAAAAACTCTTGACGAGGAGTAA